One window of the Pseudokineococcus lusitanus genome contains the following:
- a CDS encoding PrsW family intramembrane metalloprotease, with the protein MSQQGAPGGDHVRPVGADGPAPAGTAAEAEDVAPVGPVVPSPRPPRSRRRRARALLVGTVLAVVIVAGLSRVLWIIVEDTSPSAVLVALVLALLPVLLVGAAFLWLDRFEAEPPGLLLFALGWGGGVATAIALAVNTQASVLLDDAGPPGLVTLAVVAPLTEEVAKALGVVGVLLLRRRELDGVVDGIVYAGMVGIGFAFVENVLYFSRSLVGGGTDELAVVFVLRAVVSPFAHPLFTMAVGVGIGLALTRRGPARWLFPVAGLLVAVTLHGLWNGSTFVDVAGGLGFPLVYVLLQVPVFVGAVVLAVLARRRESRVVRRHLDTYAAAGWITGPEAAMVASLPERRRARRWARAAGGPGAEAAMVEFQELACELAFARERHRGRPVDEEARTEEERVLASLWLLRRRFLAPSGGPTVLGRAPVPA; encoded by the coding sequence ATGAGCCAGCAGGGCGCCCCCGGCGGCGACCACGTCCGCCCGGTCGGCGCCGACGGCCCCGCCCCGGCGGGGACCGCCGCGGAGGCCGAGGACGTCGCCCCGGTCGGACCCGTCGTCCCCTCCCCGCGGCCCCCGAGGAGCCGTCGCCGCCGCGCTCGGGCGCTCCTCGTCGGCACGGTGCTGGCCGTCGTCATCGTCGCCGGTCTGTCCCGTGTGCTGTGGATCATCGTCGAGGACACCAGCCCGTCGGCGGTCCTCGTGGCCCTCGTCCTCGCGCTGCTGCCCGTCCTCCTCGTCGGCGCCGCCTTCCTGTGGCTCGACCGCTTCGAGGCCGAGCCGCCGGGCCTGCTGCTGTTCGCCCTCGGCTGGGGCGGGGGCGTGGCGACGGCCATCGCGCTGGCGGTCAACACGCAGGCGTCGGTGCTGCTCGACGACGCCGGCCCGCCCGGGCTCGTGACGCTCGCCGTCGTCGCACCGCTGACGGAGGAGGTGGCGAAGGCGCTCGGCGTCGTCGGCGTCCTGCTCCTGCGCCGGCGCGAGCTGGACGGCGTCGTGGACGGCATCGTCTACGCGGGCATGGTGGGCATCGGCTTCGCCTTCGTCGAGAACGTCCTCTACTTCAGTCGGTCGCTCGTGGGCGGCGGCACGGACGAGCTGGCGGTCGTCTTCGTCCTGCGGGCCGTCGTGTCGCCCTTCGCGCACCCGCTCTTCACGATGGCCGTCGGCGTGGGCATCGGCCTCGCGCTCACGCGCCGCGGGCCCGCCCGCTGGCTCTTCCCGGTCGCCGGCCTGCTCGTCGCCGTGACGTTGCACGGGCTGTGGAACGGGTCGACGTTCGTCGACGTCGCCGGGGGTCTCGGGTTCCCGCTCGTCTACGTGCTCCTGCAGGTGCCCGTCTTCGTCGGCGCGGTGGTGCTGGCGGTGCTGGCCCGCCGCCGCGAGTCGCGCGTCGTGCGGCGGCACCTCGACACGTACGCCGCCGCCGGGTGGATCACCGGGCCGGAGGCGGCGATGGTCGCCTCGCTGCCCGAGCGGCGTCGGGCGCGGCGGTGGGCCCGCGCCGCCGGCGGCCCCGGGGCCGAGGCCGCGATGGTCGAGTTCCAGGAGCTGGCCTGCGAGCTCGCCTTCGCCCGGGAGCGCCACCGCGGCCGCCCGGTCGACGAGGAGGCACGCACGGAGGAGGAGCGGGTGCTCGCCAGCCTGTGGCTGCTGCGGCGCCGCTTCCTCGCGCCGTCGGGCGGGCCGACCGTCCTCGGCCGGGCACCGGTCCCCGCCTGA